The Desulfuromonas versatilis genome has a segment encoding these proteins:
- the amrS gene encoding AmmeMemoRadiSam system radical SAM enzyme codes for MREAMFWEKAEDGKVKCGLCLFRCLISEGHRGVCGVRENRGGVLQTLVYGKVVAENIDPIEKKPLFHYHPGSLSYSIATVGCNFRCLHCQNAEISQWPRTPHPIPGKNLPPAEVVRRAKAADCRSIAYTYTEPTIFYEYAYDTALLAHREGIGNVFVTNGYTTPEALEHIATYLDAANVDLKGFSEKFYHEVAGATLQGVLDTLRTYKKLGIWIEVTTLIIPGHNDSEADLKGIARFIARELDPETPWHVTAFYPTYKMRDLPPTPVASLRKARQIGLAEGLKYVYQGNIPGEGGENTFCPACGQAVIERKGFRLGNVNIKGSRCVFCDGQLDGIGLG; via the coding sequence ATGCGCGAAGCCATGTTCTGGGAGAAGGCCGAGGACGGAAAGGTCAAGTGCGGCCTTTGCCTGTTTCGATGCCTGATCAGTGAAGGGCATCGGGGGGTGTGCGGTGTCCGGGAAAACCGTGGCGGCGTTCTGCAGACCCTGGTGTATGGCAAGGTGGTGGCCGAGAATATCGACCCCATCGAAAAAAAACCGCTTTTTCACTACCACCCCGGCTCGCTCAGCTATTCCATCGCCACCGTCGGCTGCAATTTCCGCTGCCTGCACTGCCAGAACGCCGAAATTTCCCAGTGGCCCCGAACCCCGCATCCCATCCCGGGCAAAAACCTGCCTCCCGCGGAGGTGGTAAGGCGGGCCAAGGCCGCAGACTGTCGCAGCATCGCCTATACTTATACCGAACCCACCATTTTCTACGAGTACGCCTACGACACGGCGCTGCTGGCGCATCGGGAAGGGATCGGCAACGTATTCGTCACCAACGGCTACACCACCCCCGAGGCCCTGGAGCATATCGCCACCTATCTTGACGCCGCCAACGTCGACCTGAAGGGATTCTCCGAAAAGTTTTACCACGAGGTGGCCGGTGCCACTCTGCAGGGCGTCCTCGACACCTTGAGGACCTACAAGAAGCTGGGGATCTGGATCGAGGTCACCACGCTGATCATCCCCGGCCACAACGACTCGGAGGCCGACCTGAAGGGTATCGCCCGCTTCATCGCCCGCGAACTCGATCCCGAGACCCCCTGGCACGTGACGGCCTTCTATCCGACCTACAAAATGCGCGACCTGCCGCCGACCCCCGTGGCCTCCCTGCGCAAGGCCCGGCAGATCGGCCTGGCCGAGGGGCTCAAGTACGTCTACCAGGGGAACATCCCCGGAGAGGGGGGCGAGAACACCTTCTGCCCCGCCTGTGGTCAGGCGGTGATCGAACGCAAGGGGTTTCGCCTCGGCAATGTCAACATCAAGGGTTCGCGGTGCGTTTTCTGCGACGGACAGCTGGATGGCATCGGCCTCGGTTGA
- the rodA gene encoding rod shape-determining protein RodA, with amino-acid sequence MFDRRLLTHFDWVLLLVVCLVTAIGVLNLYSATSVWPPAGTPIYLKQVYWLGIGLLIAACVCAFDYRHLEYLGFIFYGVTVLLLLFVLLFGKTSMGATRWIHLGFFNLQPSEVMKIVIIITLARYFSEKGVAAYSLRELLGPALLLGLPVLMIMKQPDLGTALLVIFIGGTMALFAGIRRSALVVLGLLGIGAMVGGWFLLHGYQKERILTFLDPERDPLGAGYHIIQSKIAVGSGGLLGKGFMKGTQSQLSFLPERHTDFAFSVFAEEWGFSGSLLLLLLYLFLIIWGIYIARRAGDRFGMYLAIGVVAMMFWHIVVNLGMVIGLLPVVGVPLPLFSYGGTSMVTTMIGTGLLLNVSMRRFMF; translated from the coding sequence ATGTTCGATCGGCGATTGTTGACTCATTTTGACTGGGTGCTGCTGTTGGTGGTCTGCCTGGTGACCGCGATCGGCGTGCTGAATCTCTACAGCGCCACGTCGGTGTGGCCGCCCGCAGGTACACCCATCTATCTCAAACAGGTTTACTGGCTGGGGATCGGGCTATTGATCGCCGCCTGTGTCTGCGCCTTCGATTATCGGCACCTGGAGTACCTGGGATTCATCTTCTACGGGGTCACCGTGCTGCTGCTGCTGTTCGTGCTGCTGTTCGGCAAGACCTCCATGGGGGCCACCCGCTGGATCCACCTGGGGTTTTTCAATCTGCAGCCCAGCGAGGTCATGAAGATCGTCATCATTATCACCCTGGCGCGCTATTTCAGCGAAAAGGGGGTGGCGGCCTATTCGCTGCGCGAGCTGCTCGGGCCGGCCCTGTTGCTGGGGTTGCCGGTGTTGATGATCATGAAGCAGCCCGACCTTGGAACCGCATTGCTGGTGATTTTCATCGGTGGGACCATGGCCCTGTTTGCCGGGATCCGGCGTTCGGCGCTGGTCGTCCTGGGTTTGCTCGGCATCGGGGCGATGGTCGGCGGCTGGTTTCTGCTCCATGGCTACCAGAAGGAGCGCATTCTGACCTTTCTCGACCCGGAGCGCGATCCCCTGGGCGCCGGTTACCACATTATCCAGTCGAAGATCGCCGTCGGCAGCGGCGGTTTGCTTGGCAAGGGGTTCATGAAGGGCACCCAGTCCCAGCTCTCCTTTCTGCCCGAACGGCATACCGATTTCGCTTTCTCGGTATTCGCCGAGGAGTGGGGGTTCAGCGGCTCGCTGCTGCTGTTGCTGCTGTACCTGTTTCTCATTATCTGGGGGATCTACATTGCCCGCCGCGCCGGGGATCGCTTCGGCATGTACCTGGCCATCGGGGTGGTCGCCATGATGTTCTGGCACATCGTCGTCAACCTGGGGATGGTCATCGGCCTGCTGCCCGTGGTTGGTGTGCCCCTGCCGCTGTTCTCCTACGGCGGTACCAGCATGGTCACCACCATGATCGGCACCGGCCTGCTGCTCAACGTCAGCATGCGGCGGTTTATGTTTTAG
- a CDS encoding peroxiredoxin — translation MASLEGKKAPAFTLEGSDGKTHSLKDYAGKKLVIYFYPKDNTPGCTKEACSFRDLHGDLQDLDVALLGVSKDSLKSHDKFIEKFGLPFVLLSDPETKMMQDYGAFGEKKMYGKLVQGTIRSTVVIGSDGKVLKHWPTVKKAEAHPGEVVDFLKTSLA, via the coding sequence ATGGCCAGCCTCGAAGGGAAAAAAGCTCCCGCCTTCACCCTGGAGGGGAGCGACGGCAAGACCCACTCGCTCAAGGATTACGCAGGCAAAAAGCTGGTGATCTATTTCTATCCCAAGGACAACACGCCGGGGTGTACCAAGGAGGCCTGCTCGTTCCGGGACCTGCACGGCGATCTGCAGGACCTGGATGTGGCCCTGCTCGGCGTCAGCAAGGACAGCTTGAAGTCCCACGACAAATTTATCGAGAAGTTCGGCCTGCCCTTTGTGCTGCTCTCCGACCCGGAGACGAAGATGATGCAGGACTATGGTGCCTTCGGCGAAAAGAAGATGTACGGCAAGCTCGTGCAGGGGACCATCCGCTCCACGGTGGTGATCGGTTCCGACGGCAAGGTGCTCAAACACTGGCCCACGGTGAAAAAGGCCGAAGCCCACCCCGGGGAGGTGGTGGATTTTCTGAAAACCTCTCTGGCATGA
- a CDS encoding OmpP1/FadL family transporter — translation MKSAPTQISTLAAAAFVMVVLLAGQALASGFGIFTQGASGLGQANAVVAHTTGPSSVFFNPALINELPGTQVEIGTTAVFPNREFQSDTTGRRDETVDDVYFPSTLYLTHRITDDLSLGAGFNNTFGLGTEWPKDWEGRYLATRSTITTLNFNPVVSYRLTPAIALAAGVNVLYLDAELSNKINSTGVAAAVGLGALGSLPDAEQEFTGDDFGYGYNLGLLIKITDNLSLGAGYRSEIELDLENGKAKFKDVPAALAGLGIFTNTKADTSVTLPAQAVVGLAVQATDNLTLEAGSRWEQWSSFDDVVIKLDQPVLGQSETVTPRDWDDTYAFTLGGRYRLNDTFSLLAGYLYGDNPIPSSTFEPAIPDSDTHLFTLGSEIELERLQIAFSYGYQRQEDRDKNNNLGAALGGSANGSYENEIHLLALSLTCRY, via the coding sequence ATGAAGTCAGCCCCAACTCAAATTTCAACCCTAGCCGCGGCCGCATTTGTCATGGTTGTCCTGCTTGCAGGACAGGCCCTGGCTTCAGGTTTCGGCATCTTCACCCAGGGCGCCTCCGGCCTCGGCCAGGCCAATGCCGTGGTAGCCCATACCACCGGACCGTCTTCGGTGTTTTTCAACCCGGCCCTGATCAATGAGCTTCCGGGCACGCAGGTCGAAATAGGCACCACCGCGGTATTTCCCAATCGCGAATTCCAAAGCGATACCACCGGTCGCCGCGACGAGACCGTGGACGACGTCTATTTCCCCAGCACCCTCTACCTCACCCACAGGATAACCGACGACCTCAGCCTCGGCGCCGGCTTCAATAACACCTTCGGGCTTGGCACCGAATGGCCAAAAGACTGGGAAGGCCGCTATTTAGCGACCCGTTCGACCATCACCACCCTCAATTTCAACCCGGTGGTCTCCTACCGCCTAACCCCCGCGATCGCCCTCGCTGCCGGCGTCAATGTCCTCTACCTGGATGCCGAGTTGAGCAACAAGATCAATTCTACCGGGGTCGCCGCCGCAGTGGGGCTCGGCGCGTTGGGGAGCCTCCCGGACGCGGAACAGGAGTTCACCGGGGATGATTTCGGCTATGGCTACAACCTGGGCCTGCTGATCAAAATCACCGACAACCTCTCCCTGGGCGCCGGCTACCGCAGCGAAATCGAACTGGATCTCGAGAACGGCAAGGCCAAGTTCAAGGATGTCCCGGCCGCCTTGGCCGGGCTCGGCATCTTCACCAACACCAAGGCGGATACCTCGGTAACGCTACCCGCCCAGGCGGTGGTCGGCCTGGCCGTGCAGGCCACCGACAATCTTACCCTCGAGGCCGGTTCGCGCTGGGAGCAGTGGTCGTCTTTCGACGATGTGGTCATCAAACTGGACCAGCCGGTGCTGGGGCAGAGCGAAACCGTTACCCCCCGGGACTGGGACGACACCTACGCCTTCACCCTCGGCGGCAGATACCGGCTGAACGACACCTTCTCGCTGCTGGCCGGCTACCTGTACGGCGACAACCCCATCCCCAGCAGCACCTTTGAACCGGCCATCCCCGACTCGGACACCCACCTGTTCACCCTCGGCAGCGAAATCGAGCTGGAACGGCTCCAGATCGCGTTCAGCTACGGCTACCAGAGGCAGGAGGACCGTGACAAAAACAACAACCTCGGAGCCGCCCTCGGCGGCTCGGCCAATGGCAGCTACGAAAACGAGATTCACCTGCTGGCCCTAAGCCTGACCTGCCGCTACTGA
- a CDS encoding DUF4197 domain-containing protein: MTGRLLARLVGVLGLCGLIGCAEMSGGPMADQLLASLQGAPGGALDEPTVAAGLKEALRVGSARAVGSTSRLDGFLANELIRIAMPEQLAPMAKTLRTIGLGSQVDQFEVAMNRSAEMAAGEAKAVFWDAIGQMTLADAHGILNGGDTAATEYFRSRTADTLRSRFKPIVAQKMGEVGLYQQYNQLSASYNALPFVTTPAVSIDDYVTGKGLDGLFTVLGQEEQAIRRDPAARTSELLQKVFSR, translated from the coding sequence ATGACAGGACGGTTGCTGGCCAGGCTGGTGGGAGTTTTGGGTCTGTGCGGATTGATCGGTTGTGCCGAAATGAGCGGCGGCCCCATGGCCGACCAGCTGTTGGCCTCGCTCCAGGGGGCCCCAGGCGGGGCTCTGGATGAGCCGACGGTGGCCGCCGGCCTCAAGGAGGCGCTGCGGGTCGGTTCAGCGCGGGCGGTGGGCAGCACCTCCAGGCTCGACGGCTTTCTCGCCAACGAGCTGATCCGCATCGCCATGCCCGAACAGCTGGCCCCCATGGCCAAGACCCTGCGCACCATCGGGCTCGGATCCCAGGTTGACCAGTTCGAGGTGGCCATGAACCGCTCGGCGGAGATGGCCGCGGGCGAGGCCAAGGCGGTTTTCTGGGACGCCATTGGCCAAATGACCCTCGCCGATGCCCACGGCATCCTCAACGGCGGCGACACGGCGGCGACCGAGTATTTCCGTTCGCGAACGGCGGACACCCTGCGCAGCCGTTTCAAGCCGATCGTCGCCCAGAAAATGGGTGAAGTCGGCCTCTACCAGCAGTACAACCAGCTCTCCGCCTCGTACAACGCCCTGCCGTTCGTCACCACGCCGGCGGTCAGCATCGACGACTACGTCACGGGAAAAGGGCTCGACGGCCTGTTTACCGTGCTGGGCCAGGAGGAGCAGGCCATCCGCCGGGACCCTGCGGCCCGCACCAGCGAACTGCTGCAGAAGGTCTTCAGCCGCTGA
- a CDS encoding nitroreductase family protein, translated as MTRPTHNGRTPEVEVDSMFLDRWSPRSFCGDPIPEPHLAALFEAARWAPSCYNEQPWLFVYARSAEDRERFATALVEKNRQWAARAPLLLFVLARKSFARNGKPNRHAVFDAGAAWMSLALQARRLGLYAHGMAGFSRERAAEVTGADPEEYEIMAAVAVGYRDEVEKLPEDLAAMESPNGRKPPGEVAAEGRVPG; from the coding sequence ATGACCCGCCCCACCCACAACGGTCGCACCCCCGAGGTCGAGGTCGACAGCATGTTTCTTGACCGCTGGTCCCCGCGCTCCTTCTGCGGCGACCCGATCCCCGAGCCGCACCTGGCCGCGTTGTTCGAGGCCGCGCGCTGGGCGCCTTCCTGCTACAACGAGCAGCCCTGGCTGTTCGTCTATGCGCGCAGCGCCGAAGACCGCGAGCGGTTTGCTACCGCGTTGGTGGAGAAAAACCGGCAATGGGCAGCCCGCGCCCCGCTGCTGCTGTTCGTGCTGGCCCGCAAGAGCTTCGCCCGCAACGGCAAGCCCAACCGGCATGCGGTTTTCGACGCCGGCGCCGCCTGGATGTCGCTGGCCCTGCAGGCCCGGCGGCTGGGGCTTTACGCCCATGGCATGGCCGGCTTCAGTCGCGAGCGGGCCGCCGAGGTGACCGGCGCCGACCCGGAAGAGTACGAGATCATGGCCGCGGTGGCCGTCGGTTACCGGGATGAGGTCGAAAAGCTTCCCGAAGACCTGGCGGCGATGGAGTCACCCAACGGTCGCAAACCGCCCGGCGAGGTCGCCGCCGAGGGGCGGGTGCCCGGCTGA